The following nucleotide sequence is from Saccharothrix texasensis.
ACGGTCTCGCGGACGTAGGAGTTCCACTCGCGCCCGTACCCGGCGATCGCGTCGCGCACCCGCCCCGGCCGGGCGTCGAACTCGGCCTGCACGGCGTAGAAGAAGCACCCGCCGGGGAACGTGCGGCGCTCCGAGTACGCCAGCCAGCGGTCCAGCAGCGCCGCCACCCGGGCCACGCCCGGCGGCTCGGTCACCGGCTCGACGACCTCACGCGCGAAGATCGCCGCCGCCGCGCGCACGGTCGAGAGCTGAAGCTCCTCCTTCGACCCGAAGTGCGCGAACACGCCGCTCTTGCTGACCTCCAGCTCGGTGGCCAGCCGCCCGATCGACAGGCCCTCCAGGCCCTCCACCGAGGCGATCTCCGCCGCCCGCCGCAGGATCTGCCGCCGCGTCTGCTCGCCGCGCTCCACCCGTCCGTCGACCTTCACGCCCACCACGCTAGCCCCCTTGACCATCCGCAAACTAATTGTACGATCGTTCGTACAACTTGAGGGGTGGATGAACACATGGATCTCCTGGACCTGAACCGGTCGGCGCTCGACCTCAACCTGAAGCTCATGGCCGACCTGGAGGAGGCGCACCTGGACCTGGCCACGCCGTGCGCCGGCTGGACCGTCTACGAGCTGCTGCGACACCAGGTCGAGCAGACGCTGGCGTTCACCGCGGCCATCCGCCGCACGGCCGTCGAGGCGCCCGCGAGCGACGACATGGCCACCGCCTACCGGGTCGCCACCGACGCGGCCACCGAGGCGTTCCGGCTGGACGGCGTGCTGGAGCGCGAGGCCGAGTTCCCCGGCTACGGCCGCCGCCCGGGCAGCCACCTGGTGGCCGCGCACTTCGTGGACAACCTGGTGCACGCCTGGGACCTGTGCCGCGCGATCGGCGTCGACAGCACCCTCGACCCCGACTTCGCCACGGCCGCCTACCGGATGGCGCGGCACTACCCGTCCACGCCGGACGTGCGCGGGCCGGGCGCGGCGTTCGCGATGCCGGTCGACGTGCCGGAGGACGCGCCGATCACCGACCGCCTCATCGGGCTGCTCGGCCGCTCGCCGAGCTGGCCCGCGTGAGGACCGGGTCGGGGGCGCCGCCACAGGGGGAGGCGCCCCCGACCCGCTACCCCGGTACCACCCCGGGGATGGCGCCGCGGGGTGACGACCCGCGGCCGCGCCGCGCTCAGCGTTCGTGCGATGAGGACATTCGGCATCCACCCGAGGCCCGGCGTCGTCCGCGCCCTGGTGGCCGCGATCCCCGTGCCGCTCGCCCTCCACCTGGCGGCGCGCGGCTGGTTCTACCCGTTCTGGCCGGACACGATCGGCGCGATCGGGCACCCGTTCACCGCCGACCCCGGCCTCGCGAACGCGTGGGGCGGACCCGCGCTCGCCGGCGCGTGGCTCGTGCACGCCCTGATCGCGCTGGGCGTCGAGGCCGTCTGCTTCGCGGTCGTGCGGCTGCTCTACCGGCCCGCGAGCCGTCAGACGCGCTCCGAGCGGACGTCGCCGGACGGCACCACCGCGCCCTCGCCGTCCACGAACCGCACCTGAACCGACCGTCCGTCGCCGGTGCGGTAGGCGACCGTGGGCGCGGTGTCCGACAGGTGCGCGCCACCCCACTCCTGCAACGCGCTCAGCACGACGTTCATCTCCCGGCCCGCGTCGGTGAGGCAGTAGCCGTCACGCGGGCGCTGCCCCGGCTCCCGGTAGGTCTGCCTGGCCAGCAGGCCGCTGTCGACCAGTTTCGCGAGCCTGGCCGCGAGCACGTCCGAGGCGATGCCCAGACGTGCGCGGAACTCCGAGAAGCGGGTCGCGCCGGCGAGGGCCTCGCACAGGACGAGGAACGTCCAGCGCTCACCGACGAGGTCCACCGCCTTGACCAAGGAGCAGTTCCCGTCCGGTGGCGTCACGGCCACAGTATGGCTTGGTTGTGCATTCCAATCCAGCCAGTCTAGGTTGGAATTGCCAACTCACCTCTGGGAGAACCCTCCATGAAGATCGCCAACTCGGTAGCCCTGGTCACGGGGGCCAACCGCGGCCTCGGCCGCCACTTCGCGCGGCAGTTACTGGAGCGCGGCGCGGCGAAGGTCTACGCCACCGCGCGCGACGCCGGCTCGATCGACCTGCCGGGCGTCGAGGTCCTGACGCTGGACATCACCGACCCGGCCGCCGTCGCCGCCGCGGCCGACGCCGCCCGCGACGTCACCCTGCTGGTCAACAACGCGGGCATCATCACCGGCGCGAACCTGGTCACCGGAGACCCGGCCGCGATCCGGCTGGAGATGGAAACCCACTTCTACGGCCCGTTGGAGATGATCCGGGCGTTCGCGCCGGTCCTCGCGGCCAACGGAGGCGGCGCGATCTTGAACGTGCTGTCGGCGATGTCCTGGGTGTCCTGGGACTTCGCCACCGCCTACAGCGCGGCCAAGGCGGCGCAGTGGAGCCTCACCAACGGCGCCCGGGTGGAGCTCGCGGCCCAGGGCACGCTCGTCACCGGCCTGATGCTGGGCCCGACGGACACCGACATGACCGCCGGGCTGGACGTGCCGAAGAACGACCCGGCGGACGTCGTGCGCGCCGCCCTGGACGGGGTCGAAGCCGACCTCGTCGAGGTGCTGGCCGACCAGAGCGTCGTGGACCTGAAGGCCGCGATGTCCGCCGACCCGCGCACCCTCTACCCGAACGTGGTCTGAGCACCGGTCCGGGGGCGTCGCCCGACGCCCCCGGACCCGCGGCTCACGGGTTCAGCGCCTCCGTCATCGAGGCGGGCCCGACCAGGGGGATGTCCGGCGAGATGCCGCCCTCCTCCACCAGCACGGCCTCGACCTCGTGCGGCCGGATGCGGCCCGACCGGATGTCCTCCGCCCAGTGGCACGCCACCTTGTGCCCCGGCAGCACCTCGCGCAGCGCGGGCCGCTCGGTGTCACACCGGGTCGCCTGCTTCCACGGGCAGCGCGTGTGGAAGCGGCAGCCCGTCGGCGGGTTGGCGGGCGACGGCAGGTCGCCGGTGAGCAGGATCCGCTCCCGCTCGTCCTCCACCACCGGGTCCGGCACGGGGATCGCCGACAGCAGCGCCTTGGTGTACGGGTGCAGCGGCTCGGCGTAGAGGTCGTCCGAGGTCGCCTCCTCCACCAGGCCGCCCAGGTACATCACGCCGACCCGGTCGGAGATGTGCCGCACCACGGCGAGGTCGTGCGCGATCACCAGGTAGGTGAGGCCGAACTCCTCCTGCAGGTCCTCCAGCAGGTTGACCACCTGCGCCTGCACCGACACGTCCAGCGCGGACACCGGCTCGTCGGCGATGATCAGGTCCGGCTCGACCGCCAGCGCCCGCGCGATGCCGATGCGCTGCCGCTGGCCGCCGGAGAACTCGTGCGGGTACTTGCGCAGCGACGTGGACGGCAGCCCGACCGCCGTCAGCAGCCCGCGCAAGCGCTTGCCCGTCTCCTCGCGGCCCTTGTCCAGGCCGTGCGCCCGCAGGCCCTCGACCAGCAGCGACTCCACCGACTGCCGGGGGTCCAGGGACGACATGGGGTCCTGGAACACCATCTGCATCCGGCGGCGCATCCGGCGCAGTTCCTCGCCCTTGAGCCCGACCAGGTCCGTGCCGTCGAACAGCACGCGGCCGTCCGTCGGCTCGACCAGCCGCAGCATCCCGCGACCCAGCGTCGACTTGCCGCAGCCGGACTCGCCGACCAGGCCGTAGGTCTCACCGCGGTTGATCCGCAGGTCCACGCCGTCGACCGCGTACACGTGGCCGACCGTGCGGTCGACCAGCAGGCCCCGCTTGATCGGGAAGTGGATCTTCAGGCCCTCGACCGACACCAGGGTGTCGCCCGCGGGGGCGTCGGCGGCGGCCTGTTCGACAGCGGCGGTCATGCGGGCACCTCCTGGGCGGCGGGCGTTCCGGGCAGCACCGGGTTGTGGCAGCGCAGCGACCGCACGTCACCGGCCTCCAGCTCGGGCGTGACCTCGCGGCACACCGCCAGCGCGTTGGGACAACGGGGGGCGAACGCGCACCCGTGGTCCCACGGGATGTTGTCGGCGACCGAGCCCTTGATGGGGACCAGCTTCTCGCCCCGCGCGCCGTCGAGCCTCGGGATCGACGCCAGCAGGCCGTGCGTGTACGGGTGCCGCGGCTCGGCGAACAGCGGGTACCGCGCCGCCTTCTCCACGACCCGGCCGCCGTAGAGCACGTTGACCTCGTCGCACAGCCCCGCCACGACGCCCAGGTCGTGCGTGATCATGATCAGTGCCGTGCCCATGTCCCGCACCAGCTCCTTGAGCAGGGCGAGGATCTGCGCCTGGATCGTCACGTCCAGCGCCGTGGTCGGCTCGTCGGCGATGAGCAGCCGGGGCCGGCACGCCAGCGCGATCGCGATCAGCGCGCGCTGCCGCATGCCGCCGGACAACTGGTGGGGGTACTCGCTCAGCCTGCGCTGCGGGTCGGGGATGCCGACCCGGCCCAGCAGGTCGGCCGCCTCCACCATCGCCGCCTTGCGGGACATGCCGCGGTGCCGTTCCAGCACCTCGGTGACCTGCAACCCGATCGGGATCACCGGGTTGAGCGACGACAGCGGGTCCTGGAACACCATGCCCAGGTCGCGGCCGCGCCGGTTGCGCATCTCCCTGTCGTTCAGGGTGAGCAGGTCGGTGCCCTCGAACCGGACCGAGCCGGTGACCTTGTTGCCCCGCGAGGGCAGCAGGCCCATGATCGCCAACGACGTCACGGACTTGCCGCAGCCGGACTCACCGACCAGGCCGACCGTCTGGCCGGGGTCGACGTCGAAGGAGACGCCGTCCACGGCGGTGAAGGGCTCGGTGCCCTTGCGCTGGAAGACCACCCGCAGATCACGCACTTCGAGCAACGCCATCGCGGTTCACCTCCGGTTCTTCGGGTCGAGCGCCTCGCGCAACGACTCGCCGAGCAGCGTGAAGCCCAGCGCGACGATGATGATGGCGATGGCCGGGTAGAACGCCAGCTCCGGCTTGACGTCGATGTAGCGC
It contains:
- a CDS encoding TetR/AcrR family transcriptional regulator codes for the protein MVKGASVVGVKVDGRVERGEQTRRQILRRAAEIASVEGLEGLSIGRLATELEVSKSGVFAHFGSKEELQLSTVRAAAAIFAREVVEPVTEPPGVARVAALLDRWLAYSERRTFPGGCFFYAVQAEFDARPGRVRDAIAGYGREWNSYVRETVAAIPEVADPDQLTFELIAFLEMANAQSVLHDDPRAYERARVAVRNRLAQAAAAASTTRR
- a CDS encoding TIGR03086 family metal-binding protein; translation: MDLLDLNRSALDLNLKLMADLEEAHLDLATPCAGWTVYELLRHQVEQTLAFTAAIRRTAVEAPASDDMATAYRVATDAATEAFRLDGVLEREAEFPGYGRRPGSHLVAAHFVDNLVHAWDLCRAIGVDSTLDPDFATAAYRMARHYPSTPDVRGPGAAFAMPVDVPEDAPITDRLIGLLGRSPSWPA
- a CDS encoding winged helix-turn-helix transcriptional regulator; translation: MTPPDGNCSLVKAVDLVGERWTFLVLCEALAGATRFSEFRARLGIASDVLAARLAKLVDSGLLARQTYREPGQRPRDGYCLTDAGREMNVVLSALQEWGGAHLSDTAPTVAYRTGDGRSVQVRFVDGEGAVVPSGDVRSERV
- a CDS encoding SDR family oxidoreductase, with the translated sequence MKIANSVALVTGANRGLGRHFARQLLERGAAKVYATARDAGSIDLPGVEVLTLDITDPAAVAAAADAARDVTLLVNNAGIITGANLVTGDPAAIRLEMETHFYGPLEMIRAFAPVLAANGGGAILNVLSAMSWVSWDFATAYSAAKAAQWSLTNGARVELAAQGTLVTGLMLGPTDTDMTAGLDVPKNDPADVVRAALDGVEADLVEVLADQSVVDLKAAMSADPRTLYPNVV
- a CDS encoding ABC transporter ATP-binding protein — encoded protein: MTAAVEQAAADAPAGDTLVSVEGLKIHFPIKRGLLVDRTVGHVYAVDGVDLRINRGETYGLVGESGCGKSTLGRGMLRLVEPTDGRVLFDGTDLVGLKGEELRRMRRRMQMVFQDPMSSLDPRQSVESLLVEGLRAHGLDKGREETGKRLRGLLTAVGLPSTSLRKYPHEFSGGQRQRIGIARALAVEPDLIIADEPVSALDVSVQAQVVNLLEDLQEEFGLTYLVIAHDLAVVRHISDRVGVMYLGGLVEEATSDDLYAEPLHPYTKALLSAIPVPDPVVEDERERILLTGDLPSPANPPTGCRFHTRCPWKQATRCDTERPALREVLPGHKVACHWAEDIRSGRIRPHEVEAVLVEEGGISPDIPLVGPASMTEALNP
- a CDS encoding ABC transporter ATP-binding protein, translating into MALLEVRDLRVVFQRKGTEPFTAVDGVSFDVDPGQTVGLVGESGCGKSVTSLAIMGLLPSRGNKVTGSVRFEGTDLLTLNDREMRNRRGRDLGMVFQDPLSSLNPVIPIGLQVTEVLERHRGMSRKAAMVEAADLLGRVGIPDPQRRLSEYPHQLSGGMRQRALIAIALACRPRLLIADEPTTALDVTIQAQILALLKELVRDMGTALIMITHDLGVVAGLCDEVNVLYGGRVVEKAARYPLFAEPRHPYTHGLLASIPRLDGARGEKLVPIKGSVADNIPWDHGCAFAPRCPNALAVCREVTPELEAGDVRSLRCHNPVLPGTPAAQEVPA